GGGCGGTTCGACGTGTTGCATACCGCTCTTGATGCTCCAGGTCTCGAAACCATCAACGGCGACGCGTTCCTTCACGGCGATGGTGCGATCCTGATGCCAGCCCAGGGCCCAGTTGGTCGCGGCGGTCTTGTCGAACAAGATGGCTCTGACCGGACGGGAAGCATCGCCAAGCACCGACGCGGCGCAGCTTCCGATGGGTCCACCCGCGGCCAGGAAGGGCACGAGCCCCTCGACGCCGCGCAGCCTCAATCCGGCGTGATCGGGCGGCAAATGGGACAGAATTGCCTTGAGTTGGTGCAGTTGATCTGAGGTCAGCGCCCGCCGGAACAGCTGCGCGCCATCATTCAGAAAAGTGAGCCGTTCAAGTCCCAAAGTCGCGCACCGAAGGTCGATCGTCCTAGCCGACCCCATTCCGCTTCAAAATCATCTCCATCGCCTCCGCAAATCCATCCTGCTCGTTGGTCGCGGTGACGTGGGT
This genomic stretch from Bradyrhizobium sp. CCGB12 harbors:
- a CDS encoding phytanoyl-CoA dioxygenase family protein, with amino-acid sequence MGLERLTFLNDGAQLFRRALTSDQLHQLKAILSHLPPDHAGLRLRGVEGLVPFLAAGGPIGSCAASVLGDASRPVRAILFDKTAATNWALGWHQDRTIAVKERVAVDGFETWSIKSGMQHVEPPFALLSGMVTLRVHIDQVTAGNAPLLIAPGSHKLGRIAGEDVNDVVRRCGTVACLAEPGDIWLYATPILHASDAATTPMHRRVLQVDFAVDELPGGLEWLGV